The following nucleotide sequence is from Paracrocinitomix mangrovi.
CATTTGTACGCCGCTAACGGCATGTTCAAAAGCCTTCATTTCAAATCGCCCAATGCTATCAGGGCCCAGGATAAAATGTTCTTCCTCTATGAAAGCCATTGTTTCATCCGGATCTAACAATAAGTTTTTGTTTTTATCATTGATAGCAAACATGTAATAAACACCCGCCTTTAGGTAGTTTAATTTAAACAATCCGGTATTGGAAGTTTGACCCAAATACATAGGTTTAAATTTGTATGGAATACTGTCAAAATTGGCTTCTAAGCTTTTGGGATATAATCCTACCAACATTCCTCCAATAGGCTTATTAGTAAATCCATCTATTACTCTACCCTCCACCTCAAGTGAATCAATATAATTACCCGTAGAAAAGACATATTGAAAAACCGAATCATTTTTTTCGGTAAAATCTTGAATGGCTCCGTTAAATGTGATAGTATAAGTTGTATTCTCTTCTAAAGGCTCATTAAAAAGAATACTCATTCTTTTATTTTTAGAAGTAATGGTTGGCCTTTCAACAGGCTGAGGAATAATTAAAATATTGTCATTGGGATTGTTGAGGGTGATAAATTCATTGAACTTCAAACTGACCTCATTTCCTTTAAAATTCAACTGCCCATTAGCCGGAAAAGATTTTGCTGTATCAATTACCGGGGCATAAATATCTTTGGGTCCACCGGTTAAAGGCTCAGTTTGTGCACATCCCCCAAATATTAAAATCAATATGGCAAAACCAAGATATCTCAAATTATGACGCGATTATTTCGGATATGATTAACGCCAACTTCTCCAGATATATTTTATCCACCTCTCCAAAATCATTTAGCTTGTCACTATCTATATCCAATACAGCAACAACCACATTATTTTTAAAAATTGGCACTACGATTTCTGATTTGCTTAAGGCACTACAAGCAATATGTCCGGGAAAAGCCTCCACATCTTCTACAACAATAGTTTCCTCTTTCTCCCATGCGGTACCACATACACCTTTGCCAATCCTAATTCGAGTACAGGCAATATCTCCCTGAAAAGGGCCTAACACTAGTTCTTCCTGATTTTTTACGAAATAAAATCCTACCCAAAAAAAGCCAAAAGTTTGTCTTAAAGCAGCTGCAATATTTGCGCAATTGGCAATAAAATCATCTTCGGGCTCAATTAATGATTTAATTTGAGGTAGTAATGATTCGTAAACTTCTTGTCTACTGCCTGATGTGATTTTTAATTCTTCTGCCATAGGATTGTAAGAGGGGCAAAATTACGGTTTTAAATAAAAGATCAGTTTAGATTTAACTTGATTGTTAATTCCTGTTCACCATTTCTGGAAATTTCTGCTTTTTATCTGCATCTACTTTTTTCCCTTAGATGAAAAAAGTAGCAAAAAAATCATTGTGGCGGCGGCTGCTAATTTGCTATTTTCCAATTCCTCAAAAGCTAAAGCCTTAATATTGCACTAAGGTGCAATCGGTCGGCTTTTGACGCTTTTTGCGGATGCAAAATCACTCAATCTTAGCAGATGCCGGTTTTAAAAAAATCTCATTAGACAAAAAGATCGGCTGAGATTTGATCTGCTAACAACATTCCTTCTTCTGTGAGGTATACAAAGCCATCCTCAATCTTTATATGTCCTTCATTTTGATGATGCAACAAGGTATTATTAAAATCATCTAAACTCAGAAACATGGCCAATTGTTTTACCTCATTTAAATTCAATCCCCATTTTGTTCTGAGTCTTGTGAGTATGTAGTCGTTGAATTTGTCTTTTTCAGTTAATTCTTCAATGGTGTGTACGTTTTCGCCAGCTATTATTTTCTTGATGTATTGGGGATTATTGGCAATATTCCAACCTCTGTTTTTACCATCAAATGAATGTGCAGATGGACCTATTCCAAGATACTTTTTCCCTAACCAATAGGCACTATTGTGTTTTGAAATGTATCCCTCTTTGGCAAAATTCGAGATTTCGTAATGTTCGTAATCGTACTTTTTGAAAACTTCGCGCATTTTTTTAAACTGCTGCACAGTTTCAACATCCTCTGGCACTGTTATTTGTCCGTTTTTAAATCGTTTTCCAAACACCGTGTTTGGTTCAATTGTCAAGCAATAAGAAGACACATGCGGCACATTTAAATCCACTAACTTTTGCAATTGCTTTTCCCAATATTCAATAGTTTGATTGGGAATTCCATAAATCAAATCAACCGTTATATTATCAAAACCTAAATTTTGTGCTGTCAAAACGCATTCAGTAGCTTGAAAAGAAGAATGCGCACGATTCATCATTTGTAATACTTCATCATCAAATGACTGAATTCCAATGCTCAATCTATTAAACCCAATTTCTTTTAGCTCAGATAACTTCGCTTCAGAAAGATCATCCGGGTTTGTTTCTATTGTAATTTCTGTATTCGCAGCTACTTCAAAATTGGAATAGATAGTATCCAGGATTCGCTTTAGCTCTTCTTTATTTAAAATACTTGGAGTTCCGCCGCCGAAATAAATTGTTTCAACCGTTTCATTTTGCAGATAAGATTTACGTTTTTCGAGTTCTATAACAATGGCATCAATCATTTCTGACTGACCCTTTGTATTGGTTGAAAAATGAAAATCGCAGTAGTGACACTTTACCTTACAATAAGGAATGTGCACATAAATTCCGGACATCTTAACTATGCTCCTTCTTCAGCTTCAGCCTTTTCTTTGTCTTTAGCCTCTCTTTTCTTGAAATACACTGAACGAAGATCAAGATATCTCATTCCATTAGTGTGTAAATCACGAACATCAGATTGTAGCAACATCAAATCCTCACCATACCATAAGATAATGAATGGAGGATCTTCCATTAAGATTTTTTCAGCTTCAGCAAATGCTTTTAAAGACTCTTCTTTATTGGCAGTTTTACTTCCTCTTTCATAAGCCTCATCAAAAGCCGGATTCATATATCTTGCACTGTTCAAGTATGAAGGCTCATCCATGCTTTCAGGAACAATTCCACCATAGGCATTAATCAAGAACGTTTCAGGATTTGGATAATCACCAAACCAGGTAGATCTGAAGATATCAGCACTTCCCATTGCTTGATTTTCAATTAACTTATTGAACTCAACACCTTCAATTTCAATATTGATGTTTAATGCTGATTTCAATTGATTTTGAATTTCAGATGCAATCAAATAATGATCATTACCTACTCTAAATTGGAAAGATAAAGTCGGGAAATTTTTTCCATTTGGATAACCAGCTTCAGCTAATAGTTTTTTAGCTTCTTCAGGATTATAAACGTATGACAAATCTTCAATTCCTTCAAAATCGTAATCTGTAAAGATCTTAGGAAGTGGAGGAGTGATTCCGAATTTACCAATTTCATAAGCCTGATTTTTCATGATTTTCTCCACCAATTTTTTACGGTTAATTGCCATGTTTAAAGCCTGTCTTACTTTTTTGTTTTTCAATACAGGAGTATTCATGTTAAACTCAAGATAAGTAGTAGACAATTGTGGTTCAGAAATCAACATGTATTTTGGAGGATCACTCTCAAAATCACCAATTCTTTCTTCTAAAACTTCAGATACACTGGTAATTGGAACTCCAGGAATGTAAGATAATTTTCCTTCCCAGAATAGATCCATGTGATCTTCAGAATGCTCATAGTATTTATACTGAACAGAATCCAAATAAGGTAATTTGTTTCCATCCTTATCACTGATGTAGAAATTGTCATTTCTTACCAATTTTACCAACTCAGAATTTGAACTTTTATCATATTTAAATGGCCCTGTACCCACTGGATGAAACTCTGATAATTCAAGAGATTCATGAGGAACAATTCCAGCAAAAGTTGTAGCTAATTTTTGCAAGAAAACCGAACTAGGTTCAACTAATTCAATATTAACTTTTTGACCATCTACTTTTATCCCAGAAATTTCCTGAGCTGATTGGTTGTAAAATTCTTCACCACCAACCACTGTATTTTTAAAATTAAGGTAAGCTCTGTTTTCAGGATCTTTCGTGTAGATATTTTTAAAAGTACCAACAACATCATCCGTAACTAATTTTCTTCCTTTTCCATCAGGGAAACAAGCATCATCATGAAAATAAACATCATCTCTAATAGTAAAAGTGTAAGTTTTACCATCTTCAGATACTGACCATTCAGACGCAATAGCCGGTTCAATTTCTAAAGTTTTAGGATTGTATTTAACCAAACCTTCAATTACCTGCTCATAAATTTGAGCAGTTTCCAATTTTTGAATTTCTACCGGACGAACGCTTTGATA
It contains:
- a CDS encoding GAF domain-containing protein translates to MAEELKITSGSRQEVYESLLPQIKSLIEPEDDFIANCANIAAALRQTFGFFWVGFYFVKNQEELVLGPFQGDIACTRIRIGKGVCGTAWEKEETIVVEDVEAFPGHIACSALSKSEIVVPIFKNNVVVAVLDIDSDKLNDFGEVDKIYLEKLALIISEIIAS
- the hemW gene encoding radical SAM family heme chaperone HemW; this translates as MSGIYVHIPYCKVKCHYCDFHFSTNTKGQSEMIDAIVIELEKRKSYLQNETVETIYFGGGTPSILNKEELKRILDTIYSNFEVAANTEITIETNPDDLSEAKLSELKEIGFNRLSIGIQSFDDEVLQMMNRAHSSFQATECVLTAQNLGFDNITVDLIYGIPNQTIEYWEKQLQKLVDLNVPHVSSYCLTIEPNTVFGKRFKNGQITVPEDVETVQQFKKMREVFKKYDYEHYEISNFAKEGYISKHNSAYWLGKKYLGIGPSAHSFDGKNRGWNIANNPQYIKKIIAGENVHTIEELTEKDKFNDYILTRLRTKWGLNLNEVKQLAMFLSLDDFNNTLLHHQNEGHIKIEDGFVYLTEEGMLLADQISADLFV
- a CDS encoding ABC transporter substrate-binding protein: MNKLNHILLAGLAAFAFSCGGSSDEGDQTNENSIYGGTFSMPMGSYYQSVRPVEIQKLETAQIYEQVIEGLVKYNPKTLEIEPAIASEWSVSEDGKTYTFTIRDDVYFHDDACFPDGKGRKLVTDDVVGTFKNIYTKDPENRAYLNFKNTVVGGEEFYNQSAQEISGIKVDGQKVNIELVEPSSVFLQKLATTFAGIVPHESLELSEFHPVGTGPFKYDKSSNSELVKLVRNDNFYISDKDGNKLPYLDSVQYKYYEHSEDHMDLFWEGKLSYIPGVPITSVSEVLEERIGDFESDPPKYMLISEPQLSTTYLEFNMNTPVLKNKKVRQALNMAINRKKLVEKIMKNQAYEIGKFGITPPLPKIFTDYDFEGIEDLSYVYNPEEAKKLLAEAGYPNGKNFPTLSFQFRVGNDHYLIASEIQNQLKSALNINIEIEGVEFNKLIENQAMGSADIFRSTWFGDYPNPETFLINAYGGIVPESMDEPSYLNSARYMNPAFDEAYERGSKTANKEESLKAFAEAEKILMEDPPFIILWYGEDLMLLQSDVRDLHTNGMRYLDLRSVYFKKREAKDKEKAEAEEGA